The segment AGATGACGGGTGAAATTTTGCTTGTTCACCACTCGCTGCGCCGTAAATAACAAGGCGTCCAAAGTCTGCTAAACATTTGCGCGTCTTATGGAAAACATCACCACCTACCATTTCAAGTGCTACATCTACACCTTTTCCATCGGTCAATTCAAGAATCTCATCCTCCCAGCCTTCCTCTGAATAGTTAACAAGGTGATTTGCTCCCATCTTTTCAGCAAGGTCTAATTTTTCCGGGGTACTTGCGGTTGCGATAACCTTTCCAGCACCAAATATTTTTGCAAGCTGCAGGGCAAGTAGACCCACACCACCTGATGCGGCGTGAACAAGAACAGTTTCCCCTTCATCCAAACGTCCCATTGTCTTTAAAATATGATAGGCACTTAAGCCTTGTAATGGAAGTGCAACTGCTTTTTCATCAGACACATCTGCTGGAACAGGGATCAGCGTATTTGCTGGCACAACGGCATATTCCGCATAGCCGCCTGCACCAATTAATGCGACAGCACGCGTCCCTTTTTCAACATCTTGAACTTGTGCACCAACTTCTACGACGACACCCGCAACCTCTGTACCTGGAATAAACGGCAGCTCTGTTGGCACCACATACGCTCCATCACGCCTCGCTGTATCGGCATAGTTCACGCCAATTGCCTTTACTTCAATTAACACGTCATTGTCGCCAACTAGCGGTGTGTCCACATCAGTGACTTCCAGTACATCCGGACCGCCAAATTGCTTAAATTGTACTGCTTTCATTATGTATCTACCTCCATTTTCTATAGTAATAGCTGCTTCTACCGTAATAATACGAAATAACAGATAACGCCCTTGCTCCAAAAATGATTTGCTATTGTTCCGCGGTCGTTCGGGTCGTTCCGCGGTTATGTGCGTTCGTCCCGCGATCGTGCACATTCATTCCGCGGCCGTGCGCATTCGTCCCGCGGTCATGTGCATTCGTTCCGCGTTCACCCCCAGTTATCCCGCCTCCTCTCACGTTCCATGAAAATCTGCCTCTACACGTGTTTTAAACCACTCCGGAATCTCTGCCGGCTTCTGCTTGTGCACATCAAAGTAAACAACCGTTGCTTCCCCTTTGGCGATCATATTTCCCGATTCCTTATCAACCATGTCTGTATTCAAGGTGATACTAGTTCTTCCAATTTTTACTACCTTCGTGTTAATCTCCAATATTTGTCCGAAGTACCCTTGCCTGATAAAATCACATTTCGTGGACGCTAGTATAAACGAAAAGTTTTCACTACTGAATTCCATGCCCAGTTCTTGTAAGAAATCCAATCGAGTTTCTTCCATATACATGAAATAACTCGTATTATTAATATGGCCTAATGCATCTGTTTCCCCAAATCTTACTTTTACGTCCATATTCAGTTTTCTCCTCCAATAACCTATTTCATAATTCCTGTCAAAATCATATCCGCATATATTTTCGTTAATGCTTCTGGTGAAACTTCCCCGTCCGGGTTAAACCAGTTATAACTCCAATTGGTTACACCTAATATACCAAATGCAATCATATCTGCTCGCAAATCCGCGTGAAATTCTCTCTCGGCAATTCCCACTTGGACCACATTTTCAATATTTAACCGAAATTGTTCCCTCTTTTGCTTAATCGTAGCAATGTTTTCATGAGCTAAATGCCGCATTTCTCGAAAATACACACGAGCACTCGGCCCTTTCTCCGCAATATCTGTGATTAATAAGCGTATAATTTCAGTTAGCTTTTCTTTTTGGGTCGAAGCTCTATTTATAATACGGTTCTGCCGTTCTAATAGATTCGTAATGTAGTCCTGATGAATATCCATCAGCAGCTGTTCCTTACTGGAAAAATAATAATAAAACGTTCCTTTTGTAACACCGAGCGCATTCACAATATCCTGGATAGACGTTTCACTAAACCCTTTATCCTCAAAAAACACAATACTTTGCTTCGTTATTTGTTCCTTCATTTCAAGCACCTTCCATCAAACAATTAGCTATTAAGCATGCATCCCGCCATCTACAGCTATAACATCACCAGTTACATAGTCGGATGCTTTTGAAGCCAGGAAAAGGGCCACACCTATCAAATCCGCATCACTTCCCAATCGATTAAGCGGTGTTTGCGCCAGGATTTTATCTCCGCCCTTCTCCAACAGACCTTTAGACATTTTTGTCGGGAAAAATCCCGGTGCGATCGCATTTACATTGATATTATATTGTCCCCATTTCGTAGCCAAATCCTTTGTAAACGTCATCACCGCACCTTTACTCGTATTATAGCCAATCGTATCCATCACGCTTGGATCTATGCCACCAAATCCAGCAACAGAAGCGAGGTTAATGATTTTTCCATGATTTTGTTCAACCATGATCTTGCCGACTTCCTGACTCATTAAAAATGTTCCGTTTACATTCACATTCATCACCTTTTGCCATGCTTCAAAAGGCATATCTAAAACAGGCGCGCCCCACGTTGCGCCACTGTTATTGACTAAAATATCAATGGAGCCAAAATGATCATACGTTTTCTTAACAACTTTTTTTACATCTTCAGGATTCGCAATATCACATGCAAATGCTAACGAATCTACGCCTAGACTTTTTAGTTCTTCACTCATTTTTTCACAGGGTTCTAATTTGCGCGAACAGACAACAACATTTGCACCTGCCTCCGCAAAACCTTGAGCAATTTGAGCACCCAAACCTCTTGCGCCACCTGTAACGATAGCTGTTTTTCCATCTAATCTAAATAAGTCGAGTACTGACATCATTACTTCCCCTTTCTGGATAGGCAGTAAAAAATAGTGTTCTTCGATAAAATTGGCTATTCTATTGGGACCGATTACTTTTCTAGTCCACTAACTGGATAGTATGTTCAGAATATTACTTATAATTATACCAGATAAGCCAATCTATACTAAAGAAATTCGCACTATTTTTCGTACAAATGCTTTTCTAACACTTCCCTAATTCTTTCAGAAATAGGCTCCGTTTTCTGTGTCTCCATATTATAGTTCACATAAATCGCTTTACCCCGAGCGCAAAGACTGCCATTCTGATGAATCTCTTCATATAATTCAAAGCTTGACGTCCCGATTTTTTTCACCCACGTGTACACGACAGCGTCTTTTCCAAAATAAACCTGGCTCACATAATCAATGTTTATATTAAGGATAATCATTTTCCAATTTTGAAATGAATCATCTGGTGTGAACAACTTAAATATCGGATTTCTTGCAGCTTCAAACCAGATTGGTAGGGTTGTATTGTTGATGTGCCCGACGCCATCCGTTTCCGAGACACGTGGCTCGATTATTTTTGTGTACATTGCCTCTCCTCTTTTTGTTAAAATTTAATAATTATCCGTGAAGACTCTCCATGGGCCAACTTATCAAATCCTTCATTAATTTCATCCAGTGCTATTTTTTCCGTCACTAATTGATCCACATGCAGACGGTCCCGTTTAAATAGATTAATAAACCTCGGAATATCCCGGTCTGGAACGCAACTGCCAACATAAGATCCTTTCAATGTTTTTTCTTCTGCTGTTAAATTGACATACGGAAATGAAAAATGATGTTTTGGATCAGGCAGTCCTGTTGTTACCGTAGTACCTCCGCGCTTTGTTATCGCGTAGGCAACTTCCATGGCAGGTACAGCACCAGCTGTTTCAAATACATAATCGAGTCCGCCATCGGTCGCTTCACGAATTTGATCACTAGCATTTTCATCGCTAGAGTTAAACGTATCGGTTGCTCCAAGCTCTTTTGCCTGCTTTAGTTTCTTTTCATTAAGATCCACCGCCACAATTCTACTTGCGCCAGCTGAAACAGCACCAATTAACGCACTCAAGCCAACGCCCCCAAGTCCTACAATGGCAACAGTGTTTCCTAATTTTATATTAGCCGTATTTACAACGGCACCGACACCTGTAATAACGGCACAGCCGAACAAGGCCGCTTGATCAAAGGCAATATCCTTATCCACTTTAATGACTGAATTCTGTGCTACCACCGCATACTCCGAAAAGGCAGATACACCTAAATGATGATTGATAACTTCATCTCCAGCATGCAATCGATTCCCACCACTGATTAATGTTCCTTCATTATTCGTCTTTGCCCCTGTTTCACACAAAGCAGGGCGCCCTTCCTTACATGGCAGGCAATGTCCACAGCTGGGAACGAATACACATACGATATAGTCACCCGGCTCTAGGCCCGTAACGCCCTCACCCGTTTCCACCACGACTCCTGAAGCTTCATGTCCCAGCGCCATAGGAAGGGGACGTGGTCTGCTGCCATTTATTACCGATAAATCAGAGTGGCAGAGACTTGCCGCTTTTATTTGAATGAGAACTTCTCCTTGTTTTGGTGCATCTAATTCCAATGTTTCAATTTTGATTGGTTGGCTTTTCGCATAGGGAGTGTCTAGACCTGATTCGCGTAGTACGGCTGATTTTACTTGCATGTAATCTCTCCTTTTAAACGTTTACTTTCCTATCAACCTTGTTCCCTATTTTTGCTTTGAAATATCACGTTC is part of the Virgibacillus sp. NKC19-16 genome and harbors:
- a CDS encoding quinone oxidoreductase family protein — encoded protein: MKAVQFKQFGGPDVLEVTDVDTPLVGDNDVLIEVKAIGVNYADTARRDGAYVVPTELPFIPGTEVAGVVVEVGAQVQDVEKGTRAVALIGAGGYAEYAVVPANTLIPVPADVSDEKAVALPLQGLSAYHILKTMGRLDEGETVLVHAASGGVGLLALQLAKIFGAGKVIATASTPEKLDLAEKMGANHLVNYSEEGWEDEILELTDGKGVDVALEMVGGDVFHKTRKCLADFGRLVIYGAASGEQAKFHPSSLMERNQSVIGFFLPQIMKKPELFRSSLQELLDYVNKGQIELTIGGIYDLEEAKHVHQLFQERRTKGKIVLLP
- a CDS encoding acyl-CoA thioesterase — encoded protein: MDVKVRFGETDALGHINNTSYFMYMEETRLDFLQELGMEFSSENFSFILASTKCDFIRQGYFGQILEINTKVVKIGRTSITLNTDMVDKESGNMIAKGEATVVYFDVHKQKPAEIPEWFKTRVEADFHGT
- a CDS encoding TetR/AcrR family transcriptional regulator, with amino-acid sequence MKEQITKQSIVFFEDKGFSETSIQDIVNALGVTKGTFYYYFSSKEQLLMDIHQDYITNLLERQNRIINRASTQKEKLTEIIRLLITDIAEKGPSARVYFREMRHLAHENIATIKQKREQFRLNIENVVQVGIAEREFHADLRADMIAFGILGVTNWSYNWFNPDGEVSPEALTKIYADMILTGIMK
- a CDS encoding SDR family oxidoreductase, with the translated sequence MSVLDLFRLDGKTAIVTGGARGLGAQIAQGFAEAGANVVVCSRKLEPCEKMSEELKSLGVDSLAFACDIANPEDVKKVVKKTYDHFGSIDILVNNSGATWGAPVLDMPFEAWQKVMNVNVNGTFLMSQEVGKIMVEQNHGKIINLASVAGFGGIDPSVMDTIGYNTSKGAVMTFTKDLATKWGQYNINVNAIAPGFFPTKMSKGLLEKGGDKILAQTPLNRLGSDADLIGVALFLASKASDYVTGDVIAVDGGMHA
- a CDS encoding acyl-CoA thioesterase: MYTKIIEPRVSETDGVGHINNTTLPIWFEAARNPIFKLFTPDDSFQNWKMIILNINIDYVSQVYFGKDAVVYTWVKKIGTSSFELYEEIHQNGSLCARGKAIYVNYNMETQKTEPISERIREVLEKHLYEK
- a CDS encoding zinc-dependent alcohol dehydrogenase family protein — translated: MQVKSAVLRESGLDTPYAKSQPIKIETLELDAPKQGEVLIQIKAASLCHSDLSVINGSRPRPLPMALGHEASGVVVETGEGVTGLEPGDYIVCVFVPSCGHCLPCKEGRPALCETGAKTNNEGTLISGGNRLHAGDEVINHHLGVSAFSEYAVVAQNSVIKVDKDIAFDQAALFGCAVITGVGAVVNTANIKLGNTVAIVGLGGVGLSALIGAVSAGASRIVAVDLNEKKLKQAKELGATDTFNSSDENASDQIREATDGGLDYVFETAGAVPAMEVAYAITKRGGTTVTTGLPDPKHHFSFPYVNLTAEEKTLKGSYVGSCVPDRDIPRFINLFKRDRLHVDQLVTEKIALDEINEGFDKLAHGESSRIIIKF